A stretch of DNA from Halobacillus litoralis:
CGGGTTACCGATCCGAATCGCTGTCGCCAGCGTTTCCGGATCCTCGATGATTTGATTGCGGACGATCGCAGCAGAACCACTCGCCTCAAAGCCCATCATCTGAGGCAGGCCGGAACCATGGCGCTCATTGTATTCCTTGAACCCTTTCCAGTACGCCGTAATGTTTCCGGCATTACCTACGGGGATGCTTAAAATGTCCGGTGCAGAGCCAAGAGCGTCACAAACTTCGAATGCAGCCGTCTTCTGACCTTCGATGCGGTAAGGGTTCACAGAGTTCACGAGTGTGACCGGCTCATTCTCCGCCATTTTCCGGACCATACGAAGAGCGTCATCAAAGTTCCCTTTGATTGCAAAAATTTCCGCGCCGTACATAACGGCCTGCGCCAATTTTCCTTCCGCAATTTTTCCATCCGGAATGACGACGATGCAGCGAAGTCCTGCCCGTGCAGCAAAGGCAGCCGCTGAAGCGGAAGTGTTCCCAGTAGAGGCACAAATGACAGCCTCTGAGCCTTCTTCGATTGCTTTTGCCATCGCCATCACCATGCCACGGTCTTTGAAGGAGCCTGTCGGGTTCGCTCCTTCAATTTTTACATAACCCTCGATACCCAGGTCCTGCGAGATGGACGGGATGGGAAGGAGCGGGGTATTGCCCTCATGTAACGTCAGCTTTGGTGTTTTTTCGGAAACGGGTAAAAACTCGCCATATTCATGAATTAATCCACGCCACATGTCAGTTTCCTCCTTCTACACGGAATATACTGTCGATACTTCTTACGGAATCAAGGGACTCAATGTCCTGGATCGCTTTTTCAAAATCTTCCTCACTGACCTGATGGGTCACCATCATCAATTCACGTTCGCCATCCTGATCGGTGGAACGTTGAGTAAACTGATCAAAGGAGAGGTCGTATTGGGCGAAAATGTTCGTCAGGTCGTTCAACATCCCGGCTTTATCATCGACGTGAAGGCGAATGTACTTCTTCGTCAATTGATCTTTCTTCGCTTTCACTTGCTTAGGGAATTGCGGCTGTACATACGCCGTTCCTGTCGTGCCAAGGCGAATGTTTTTCAGAACAGCAATAAGGTCAGCAACAACAGCAGTGGCTGTCGGAAGCTTCCCGGCCCCTGGTCCATAAAACATCGTTTCGCCGACGGCATCCCCATAAACGTAGACCGCATTGAATTCATCGTTAACAGAAGAAAGCGGGTGTTGGATCGGGAGCAATGTCGGCTCGACACTGACAGAAACTCCATTGTGGTTGTTTTCCGCAATTCCAATCAGCTTGATGCGGTACCCCAGCTCTTCTGCGTAGGTGATGTCATCTGATGAAATTCCACGGATCCCTTTGATATCAACATCTTCTAAACTATAAGGCATAGAAAAACCTAAGATTGATAGAATCGTCATCTTCATGGCCGCATCCAGACCGTCCACGTCAGCAGTAGGATCTGCTTCTGCAAAACCAAGGTCCTGCGCTTCCTTCAAGACGCTGTCAAAATCAACGCCGTCCTGCGCCATTTTCGTCATAATATAATTTGTCGTTCCGTTCACGATCCCCATCATTTTCGTGATGCGATCGGAGGACAGGCCATCCATAATGGAGCGGATAATTGGAATTCCGCCGGCTACGCTTGCTTCATAATACAAGTCACACTTATGTTTCTGGCAAGCTTCGAAAAGCTGCTCTCCGTGCTGGGCGACAAGATCCTTGTTCGCAGTCACAATGTGTTTTCCGTGTTCAATCGCTTCTAATAATATAGTAAGCGTGTGATCGATCCCACCCATCACCTCTACGATGACATCAATCTCCGGATCTCTCGTAATATCCTGGTACTGATCCGTCAACTGGGTCTCAGCCGGAACCTCGCGGGGCTTAGACATATCACTGACAAGCACAGACTTAATCGTGACGTCACACCCTGTCTTATGTTCAATGCGTTCTTTATGATCGCGGAGGATCTCAATCACTCCACTTCCGACCGTTCCAAGTCCTAGTAGTCCTACGGTAAT
This window harbors:
- the thrC gene encoding threonine synthase is translated as MWRGLIHEYGEFLPVSEKTPKLTLHEGNTPLLPIPSISQDLGIEGYVKIEGANPTGSFKDRGMVMAMAKAIEEGSEAVICASTGNTSASAAAFAARAGLRCIVVIPDGKIAEGKLAQAVMYGAEIFAIKGNFDDALRMVRKMAENEPVTLVNSVNPYRIEGQKTAAFEVCDALGSAPDILSIPVGNAGNITAYWKGFKEYNERHGSGLPQMMGFEASGSAAIVRNQIIEDPETLATAIRIGNPASWDKALSARDESNGLIDEVTDEEIVEAYQYLAEKEGVFAEPASCASIAGMIKKVKDGTIPQGSKIVHVLTGNGLKDPNTAIDKSPVKPTRIGNDYNIFASAVTGVQS
- a CDS encoding homoserine dehydrogenase, whose product is MNKAITVGLLGLGTVGSGVIEILRDHKERIEHKTGCDVTIKSVLVSDMSKPREVPAETQLTDQYQDITRDPEIDVIVEVMGGIDHTLTILLEAIEHGKHIVTANKDLVAQHGEQLFEACQKHKCDLYYEASVAGGIPIIRSIMDGLSSDRITKMMGIVNGTTNYIMTKMAQDGVDFDSVLKEAQDLGFAEADPTADVDGLDAAMKMTILSILGFSMPYSLEDVDIKGIRGISSDDITYAEELGYRIKLIGIAENNHNGVSVSVEPTLLPIQHPLSSVNDEFNAVYVYGDAVGETMFYGPGAGKLPTATAVVADLIAVLKNIRLGTTGTAYVQPQFPKQVKAKKDQLTKKYIRLHVDDKAGMLNDLTNIFAQYDLSFDQFTQRSTDQDGERELMMVTHQVSEEDFEKAIQDIESLDSVRSIDSIFRVEGGN